The DNA region CTACCGCGCAGGGTACGCCACCGCAATCGAGCAGTATCGGAGAAGAGAGCGCTGAGAGTCGCGTCGTCGCCTTCCTGTCCCTCCGAACCCGCACGAATATATTTGGGGAACCTTCTTACCGGTCGACTTTGACAGACGGAGTATGCCGAGTAGGGTCGCCGCGACGGAGGCGCTCTCCGACGCGGAGGTGTTCGTCCGCGAGAACCCCGAGATCGCGACAGTTCTGGCCGTCGGTCTCGTCGCGCTGTTCGGCGTCAGCTACGCGCTTCAGTGGTTCCGCCGCCCGATGGGGGTGCAGTTCAAGCGAGCGCTGTCGAACCTCGACGAAATCGCGGTGTTGATGCACCCGAACCCGGACCCCGACGCGATGGCGGCGGCTATCGGCGTCGCCTGCCTCGCCGACCAGGTGGATACGCAGGCACGTATCCAGTTCACCGGGCAGATACGCCACCAGGAGAACCGCGCCTTCCGAACCGTCCTCGACTTGGACCTCGAACAGATCGACCACGTCTCCGAAATCGCCGCCGAGAACGTCGTCCTCGTCGACCACAACACGCCGCGCGGGTTCGCCGGGGCCGAGAGCGTGCTCCCGTTCGCCGTCATCGACCACCACCCCGGCGACGGCGCGGGCGAGGAGTTCACCGATGTGCGAACGAACTACGGCGCGAGCGCCAGCATCGTCGCCGAGTACTTCCGCGACATCGGCGCGAAACCCGTTCCGCCCGACCAGCACGCCAGCGAGATAAACGCCCGCTACACGATGCCGTCGACGGTGGCGACCGGTCTGCTGTACGGCATCCTCGCCGACACCAAACGGCTCACGTCGGGCTGTGTCGCCGCCGACTTCACCGCCAGCGGCTATCTCTACCCCGGCGTCGACGAGGACCTGCTGGACCGCATCGCCAACCCGCAGGTCGGCGCGGAGGTGCTGGAGGTGAAAGCCCGCGCCATCGCGGGTCGGAAAGTGCAGGGCTCGTTCGCCGTCAGCGACGTCGGCCCCGTCTCGAACGTCGACTCTATCCCGCAGGCGGCGGACGAACTGATGCACCTCGAAGGCGTCACCGCAGTCGTCGTCTGCGGCGAGCGCGACGGCACGGTGTACCTCTCGGGTCGCTCCCGCGACGACCGCGTCCACATGGGCCGTGCGCTGGAGGCCGCCGTCTCCGACATCCCGAGCGCGTCCGCCGGTGGTCACGCCCGGATGGGCGGCGGTCAGATTCCGCAGGTCGACCCGGCCGGCGGCGACGTGCCGAGCCCCGTGCCCAGAAACGGGCTGGTCGACCGCCTGTTCCAGACGCTCACCGGCGACGTGTGAGCGCTGGCACGCGCTCGAGGCCACCGACGCGCGCCCGACGCGTGACCGCCGACGTGAACGCTTTTTCACCGGCCGCCCGTATCGTGTCCATGGCTACCGCGAGCGGCACGTGGGGGTATCGGGACCGCTTCGGCGACAGTTTCGGTCGCACCTACTTCCGCCGGTTCGGTCCCGGCGTGGTGTCGAGCATCGGTATCGGCACGTACCTCGGCGACCCGACTGACGACGTCGACGACAGGTATCGGGAGGCGCTCGTAGCCGCGTTCGAGAGCGGCGTCAACCTCGTCGACACCGCGATAAACTACCGCTGTCAGCGGAGCGAGCGCGTCGTCGGCCGCGCGCTCGACGAGGCCGACGTCGAGCGGGATGAGGTCGTCGTCGCCACGAAGGGCGGCTTTCTCCCGTTCGACGGCGATCGGCCGAGCGACCCGAGCGAGTACGTTCGCGAGCGGTTCGTCGAGACGGGCCTCGTCGACATCGACGACCTCGCTCGCGGCAGTCACTGTCTCGCTTCCGACTACCTCGACGCGATGCTCGACCGCTCGCTCGACAACCTCGGTCTCGACAGCGTCGACTGCTACTACGTCCACAACCCCGAGACACAGTTGGCGGTGCGCGACGCCGACGCGGTGTACGACCAGTTGGAAGCCGCCTTCGAGCGCCTCGAAGAGCGGCGAACCGCGGGCGATATCGGCGGCTACGGCGTCGCGACGTGGGAGGCGTTCCGCGTGCCGCCCGAGCACCCGAGCTATCTCTCGTTGGCGGAGGTCGTCGCGTGCGCCGAACGCGCCGCCGACGCCGCCGGCAACGAGGAGTCGGGACTACTTGCGCTCCAACTACCGTTCAACGTCGAGATGGCCGACGCGTTCACCGCGAAGGTCCACGAGCGTCGCGGTGGAGACGGCGAAGCTGGAGGCGACGAACGCGGGGAAAGCGACCGGGTGAGCGCGCTGGAGTTCGCCCACGACACCGGCCTCTCCGTGTTCGCGAGCGCGAGTCTGAAGCAGGGCGACCTCGTAAGTCGGATGCCGGAGGCGGTCGCCGCGGAGTTAGAAGGCGACTCGACGGCACAGCGCGCGCTCAACTTCGCGCGGAGCGCCCCCGCGGTGACGGCGGCGCTCGTCGGGACGAGTCGTCGAAAACACGTCGCCGAGAACGTCGCCGCAGGGACGTTCGACCCACTAGGCGCGAAGGTGTTCGACGCCGTCTTCGAGTGAGGGCCGCCGCGCTACAGTTCCTTCCACTCGCGGCCGCAGTCCGGACAGCTACGAACCGCGAACACCTCGTCGGGGTCGTTGCGCTTCTTCAACGTCTCCTCGCACTCCTCGCACGCGAGACGCCCGTACGTGTCTTTGTCGAGTTCTCCCTCGCGCAGACCCTTCCGGGTGGATTTCATGCTCCGCCATTATCGCCCACCCCACAAAAATAGTCCGGCGGAACTGGTTGCAAATAGCGAACGTCCGGATTCGGGCACCTCTCCCGTCGGATCGACCGCGAGACGGCGAAGGGACGCCGACTCCGTCGTAATCGGCTTGTTTTTTACCCGTCCGTCCTCAGAAGGAATCGATGGAGTACGTCCAAGAGCGAATCGCGACGCTCCACGACCTGACCGCCCCCGCCCCCGCCGCCCCGGCGGACCGCGCCGCCGTCGTGTTGCCGATGACCGAACGCGAGTACGCCAGCCTCGCCGCCGAGCGGGTCCTCGCGGAACTAGAACGCGTCGGCCCCGCACGCGTCGTCGTCGCCCTCCGCGCGTCACCGGACCGTGTCGGCCCGTTCGCCGAGTGGCTCTCGGAGTTCGACCTCCCGCTGTCGGTGGTGTGGTGCGACGGTCCGACGCTCTCGTCGTTTCTGGCCGAGGAAGGGCTCAACGGCCGACGCGGCAAGGGTCGCGACGTGTGGTTGGCGCTCGGGCAGGCGCTTTCCGAGGAGTTCGTCGTCGTCCACGACGCGGACACGAAGACGTACTCTCGCTCGTACGTTCACCGGCTACTGTTCCCGCTCGCGCACGGCTACGGCTTCTCGAAGGGGTACTACGCCCGCGTCGAGAACGACCGCCTCTACGGCCGACTGTTTCGGCTGTTCTACGCGCCGCTGGTCGCGGCGCTGGCCGAGGAGGCGGACGCGCCGGTTCTCGACTACCTCTCGGCGTTCCGCTACGCGCTCGCCGGGGAGTTCGCCGCGACGGTCGACGTGGCTCGGCACCTGCGCATCCAGCGGACGTGGGGTCTGGAGGTGGGGACGCTCGGCGACGCGTTCTCGCTGGCGGGGTTCGACGGGAGCGCGCAGGTCGACCTCGGGGCGTACGAACACGACCACCGGGCGGTCGGCGGTCCCACGGGCCTCTCCGAGATGAGTCGGTCGGTCGGCGCGGCGTTGCTGCGGGCAGTCGAAGACCACGGCGTCGACCCCCCGTACGAGACGCTCCCGACTCGGTACCGGGAGACTGCCCGCCGATTCGTCAAGCAGTACGCCGTCGACGCGGCGTTCAACGGCCTCGACTACGACCGAAGCGACGAACGCGAGCAGGTCGAGCGGTACGCGGCCGCCATCGCCGTCCCGGGCGGCGACGACCGGCTTCCCGCGTGGGCCGACGCCCCGGTCTCGCCGGAGACGGTCGCCGAACTCGCCGAAGCCGACCTTCGGGAGGCGGCCGAATGAGCCGAACGTACGACGACCTCGCGGGCGTCGTCGACCTGTTCGGCGCGCTGACGCACGGGGAACTAGAATCCGCGCTCGACGAACTCGCGTACAAACAGGGGTCGAGCACCGACGTGAAGGCGCTCACCGAGGCCGTCGACGGCGCCGTCGAGGAGTACTATCTCGTGGAGTACGTCGCCACCGCGGACGACCGGAGCGTCGAGACGAGCGAACCGAACCGGCGCGCCGCCGAGGACCGGACGTTCGTGACGGTCGGCCCCGCGGCGTTTCCCTCGATGCCGCCGAACGCCGAGGACCTCCCGCACATCCTCGACGTGCCGCGGCGGGAAGTGGACCGAGGGGCGCTCGGCGAGCAGGTCCGCGAGCGTCTCGCGGCCGAAGTCGAGACCGCGGCGGACGAAGACGACGAGGACCGACTCGAACGGCTGTACGACGTGACGTACGACCTCGACGCGTGGGCCCCAGTCGAGACCGACGAGATACGCGAACGGTTGGATGCGCTTCTTCAAGATTAAGGCCGTCGAACGATAGCAGGATACATGGATCTCACAGGGGTGACCCGGCACGAGGCGACCGCCGTCGAGGGAGCGACGCGGCAGGCGGCGGTCATCGCACCCGTGCTGTTCCGGGACGGCGACCCGCACGTGCTGTTCACGAAGCGGGCCGACCATCTCGGCGAGCACCCCGGCCAGATGAGCTTTCCCGGCGGCGGCCGCGAACCGAGCGACGCGGACTTGACGGCGACGGCGCTGCGCGAGGCCCGCGAGGAGATCGGACTCCGGCCGGAGGAGGTCGAACTCGTCGGTCGACTGGACGACATCGAGACGGTCACCGACTACTCGGTGCGGCCGTTCGTCGGGCGTATCTCCGACCGCGAGTACACCCCCGACGAGCGAGAGGTCGCCGAAATCGCGGTGCTGTCGGTCGCCGACCTCACGGATTTGGACAACTACGAGTCCGAGCGCCGCGACCACCCCAGCCACGGACCGATTCGCGTCCACTTCTTTCACGTCGACGGCTACACGGTCTGGGGTGCGACCGGCCGGATGGTCGTCCAACTGCTGGAACTGACGACCGACTGGCGAGCGCCGTCGGAACCCGACCGAGTGGTCGACCCCGACGCGGAGTTCCCCGCCTGAGTCGGTCGTAGGCTCGACGCCGGCGAGCGAAACGGAGCGCGGGAGTCGCTACCGACCGAACAGCCGTTTGAGGAGGCTTCGCTCGCTCGGCCGCTCGGCGAGCAGCACCGAGCAGTCGACGTCGTTGAGCACTTCCAGGTTGAGCGACCCGGCGACCAGTCGTGAGAGCAGGCCCCGCTCGGTTGCGCCGATGATGACGAGCGTGTGGTCTTCGGCCTCGCGGGCGATGGCGCCCTCGATGTCTCCGGAGTCGTCGACGACGAGGTCGGCGTCGTCGAGGTCGTGGTCGGCGGCCCACTCGGAGAGGAACTGTTCGCCACCCTCGCGCTCGGAGGTGTCGTCGACGACGTGCAGCAGACTGACTTCCGAGCCGTCGGTCGAGCGAAGTTTGCGTGCGACCTCGGCGCTCAGATCGGAGTCCGGACCGCCCGCCGTCGGGAGGAGGATTCGCGAGGTGTCGAGACCGCGGTCCGAGAGGATGAGGAAGTCGCAGGGAAGCTGGTTGGTCAGTTCGTCCAGCGGGCGCTCGGCGCGTGCCGCGCCCCAGAGGTCGTTGGCTCCCCAGCCCATCAAAACGAGGTCCGCGTGCGTGCGGTCGGCGATGGTGAATATCTCCTCGAACGAACGGTGGGAGACGACCGTCGACGTCTCGCAGTTGACGCCGTAGCTGGCGACGGTCTCGCGGACGTCCGCGAGCTGCTCTTCGGACTCGACGGCGATTCGTGTACGTTGTCCGGTTTCGTAGCCGCGGGCGGCCTGTCCCGGCATCTGGACGATATGGACGAGGTGGACGGTCGCGGCGTCGGTCCGGTCGGCGAGTGTGGAGGCGAGTTCGACGAGTCGCGACTCGGTGCGCGGGTTCGCGATGGGCACCATCAGTCGGTAGGAGTCGTCTTCGATGAGCGCTGGCGCTTTGGTGGTGTTGATGAGCGGGACGTACGAGCGGCCGACCAGTCCGCCGAACGCCCATTCCCGCATCGAGAGTTGGCGGTTCGCCCCCTCGAACCGGGCGGATTCGAGCCGGTGTTCGCTCGTCTGGAAGTAGTTGACGACGGTCACGAGCGCGATGCCGCCGATGGTGTTGCCGAGAAGCACCGGGAGGACAAACTGAGTGAATCCGTAGAGGACGGCGAGCTCGCCGCTGAAAACGAGATACATCATCTCCGTGAAGGAGACGACGACGTGGAACAGGCTCCCGAGCGGCACCGAGAGAAACGCCATGTAGACGATGACGAGCCGGGAGATGGTGTCGCGGGATGCGTAGACGACCCAAACGACGCCTGCGACGATGAGTCCGGCGAAGATGGCCTTGAAGAACAGGTCCCACCACGGCGTCTCAACCCCGTGCCGGGAGATTTCGGTCGCGACCGTCGCCGCCTCCGGGGAGAAGACGTTACTGTACGTGAGAACGGCCGCGCCGATCCCACCGCCGGTGAAGTTGCCCGCGAGGACGATGAGCCAGTGACGAAACAGCGCCGGAAGACTCGCGAGGCGTTCGAGCGTCAGTGCGACCGGTGGAAGGGTGTTCTCGGTGTAGAGCTGGTAGCCGCCGAGGATGATGTAGATGAAGCCGAGTGGGTAGAGCAGCGCGCTCAGTACCGTATCCTCGCCCGCTTTCGCCGACATGGAGACGTAGAGGAGAAACGTGATGGTGATGGCGAACCCGGCCGCGAGCGCGCTGAAGAACAGTTCACGGCTCCCCGAGGTGACCTCCTCGTCTGCGGCGGCGATGATGCGCTGGAACACTTCGTCGGACGAAAAACGGTCCCGCATGACCGCACCGGCGGCGGGCGCACCGCTTCTGGAACGGTCGACCGCCTCCCGTACCGAGTCCACCTGATCGGAGTTGTCGCGACCGGGTTCGTTCATTATCGAACCAAATTTCTGTAGCTACAAAGTGTTTTACTATCGAAACCGGCCGACGGAGGCGGAATCAGCGCAGCTAAATACTACGAATGACAACTTTCTGGTTGTATTTGGTCAAATAACTCGACTGCGACGAGCGTTCGTCCGGGCGACCGACGCCGATGACGGCGGACGACGGGAGATCCGACCGCCGGCGGTGCCAATACTGACCGGAACAGAACCCTTTTGACCGCCACGGCGCTACTCCGGAGCACATGGTCGCACAGACGATGGATCGAGTTCCGCGCCGATGAATCGACGGTTCTGACCAGCAGTCGCCCCGGAGTAACCCGATGAAAGCAGTCACCGACGAGTCTGTACTCTCGGATACTGGCATCGACGCCGTCGCCCTCAAGCCCGCTGAGTGCGACGTACGCCGCGCCGTCGACCTCCCGGCGACGACGGTCGCAATCGACTACGAAGGGGCCGACCACCTCCCCGACGCTCGGACGCTCGAAGCGCTCGCCGAGACGGCTGACGTCCGTCTCACGACGCCGGTCCGCGCCGACGGCTTCGACCCGCTGGGCGACGACTCGCTCGTCGCCGACCTCCCCGAGAGCGTCGGCCGCGTGCTCGTCGCCGGACACGCCGCTTACCTCACCGAGGACGAACGGCGCAGGGCCGTCGCGCCCCGACTGAAGGCGGCCCGCGAGACTGCCTCCGACGCGTGGGTCGGCACGGAGGGTCTCGAGCGCGTCGCGCTCGCCGCCGGCGGAACGCAGTACGAACTGCTCTCGCGAGCGACCGAACGCGACGTACGAGCCCTGCGCGCCGCGGGCTACGACGGCGAGATAGCGCTCTACGCGCCGACTGTACTGACCGACGACGAGGACGAAATTCTCGACGCCGTCGGCGGCTACGTCGCCCGCAGACGACCCGTCGCTCGGGCGCTGCCCGAGGGAAGTTCGTCGGATTCGCGCGCGACCGGCCGAGCCAGAACGGTGCTGTCGAAGGCGAGTCGGGACTACGCGCTCGTCGGGACGCCGGCAGTCGTTCGGAAACGGGTCGACGCGCTCGAATCGCTCGGCGTCGACACCGTCGTCGGCTACCCCGCGCGTGGCATCGACGAGTTCCTGTAATTTTCGTTCTTTCGCTCTACCTTCCGCGGCGGCGTTTAATTACGCTCAGACTCGTTGTGATATAGCGGTAGACACCTCGAAAGCCCCCACCGTCTCGACTCCCACCCGATGGTGGCTCGGCCGGCAACCGAGGGCGGGATCGAAAGGGCTTTCGAGGTGCTCAACAGGTCTGCCCGTGTGTTTGAACGCTGCCGGACGAAGCGCTAAGTGCGACGGCCGTGAGTTCCGGGCATGACACCGCCGACCGCCGAACTCGGCCGCTTCGCCGTCCGCCACGCATCTCTCCACCTGACGGAGGTCCACCGCTGATGCGCGTCGCCGTCGTCGGCGGCGGCGCAGTCGGCCTCACCGCCGCCTACGACCTCGCGACCCGAGACGCCGACGTGACGCTGTTCGAGCGCGGCGAGTACGACCCGTCGTCGACTCCGGCCGACGGCAGTTCGGCGCGCGCGGCGGGCGTGCTCTACGACGCCTACGCCGAGGACGTCGACGCCGAAATCGGCGGCCGAGCGCTGGAGCGCTTTCGCGAGCTCTCGGGCGAGGACGGCTTCGAGTTTCACGGCTGTCCGTACGTGATAACCGTCGGCGAGGGCGACGAGACGGCCGCCGAGGCACTGGGGGCGAGCGTCGACCGGATGCGCGTCCACGGCCGCGACGTCTCGGTCGTCGACCCCGCCGAACTCGGGTCGCGGTTCCCGCTTCGGACCGACGACCTGCTCGCGGGCGCCGTCGCCGACAACGCCGGGTGGACCGACCCGGCGAGCTACGTCTCGGCGATGGCCGCGAAGGCGCGACGCGCGGGTGTCGCGTTCGAGATCGGACAGTCGGTCAGCGTCCGCGTCGACCCACCGGGCGTCGCCGTCGACGACGCGGTGACGAAGGGGTTCGACGCCGTCCTCGTCGCCACCGGAGCACACACGAAGCAGGTGTTCGCCGAAGCGGGAATCGCCGTTCCGCTGAAACCGTACCGGGTGCAGGCGCTCACCGGGCGCAGCGCGTACGAGGGTCCGATGGTGTACGACGCGACGGCGGGCGTCTACTTCCGACCGCACCCGACCGGAGTTCTGGCCGGTGACGGAACCGTCCCCGTCGAAGCCGACCCCGACGAGTGGAAGCGCGACGCCGACGACTGGTTCGTCGACGACATCCGGACAGCGCTCGGCGAGCGCGCCGGCTACGACCTCGACGTGGCGCGGGCGTGGGCGGGACTCTGCGTGGCGACGCCCGACGGCGACCCGCTGCTCGGCGAACTCAGAAGTGGGGTGTTCGTCGCCGCCGGCTGGCAGGGCCACGGGTTCATGCGCGCGCCGGCGACCGGCGAGGCGATAGCTGCGCAGATAGCGGGTGAGAGCGCAGGAATCACCCCGTTCGACCCGAGACGCTTCTCGGGCGACGAGGCGTTCGAGATTCGAGAAGGGATGGCGCTGGACTGACGCGACGGTCGAGAAGGAACCGCCTCAGTCGCGCGTCTCGTCGTCTTCGTCGCTCCCGTCCTCGTCGCGGCTCTCGGCCTGTTCGACGAACTCGTCGTCGGTCTCGTCCATCGACTCGTCCGTCGGCTGTCCCGCCGCCTCCGCGGGTTCGACGCGGGCGTCGGGGTCGTCGATGGTCGCCTCCTCGTCAAGCATCGACTCGGTGGAGGCCGTCGCGTCGGTGCCCTCGGCGGACGCGTCGTCTTCGTCGCTCGCTTCGTCTCCGTCGCGCTCGCCGTCTTCCTCCGCGGAGCGGGCGGTCGTCGCCTCCTTCGCCTCTTTCTCGGTCGGTTGCTCTTCGACGACGCTCGTCTCGCCGCCGGCAGCATCCTCGGAGTCCGTCCCCGTGGCTTCTCCTTCCGCTTCGACGGCCACGTCCTTTCCTTCCTCCGTCTTCGGGATGTAGACGCGGAGCGTGCCGTGTTTCGTCACCGTCGCCGTCGCCGCCTCGGCGTCGACGGTCGCGTCGTCGGGGAGTTTCGCCTTCCCGTCGAGCGAGAGCCCGCGGCCGGGGAATCGCATCTCGTACCCGTCGTGGAACTCTCGGAACCGGTCGATGCGGACCTGAACCTCGGTGTCGACGAAGCGGACCTGCACGTCGCTCTTGTTCGCGCCCGCGGCGTCGAAGACGACGAGGTAGCTGTCGTCGCTCTCCAAGAGGTCGTACGAGAGCGGCTTCCGTTCCTGGACGTGTCCGATTCCGCGGCCGACGCGCTCGACGACAGCGTTGGCCACCGACTCGCCGATTGCTCGCAGATCGGTCATAGTTATAGTTCGATGGCTTCGAGAGCGTCGGTCTGCTGGCAGTACGGACAGACGAAGTCGTCGACACCGACGTCGTCGGGCATGTCGTACGTGTAGTGCAGTTCGAACATGTCCATCTCGCAGTCGGAGTTGGTACAGGCTACTTCGAGCGTCGCGGGCATGGTGACAGATAACGGTCCCATCCAGATAAACGCGCTGGGTGAGAACCGGCCGGAGTCGCCGGGATACGCGGCGTCGGTTATATAACTCGTGAGCGAGTACCGGTCAGATAGCCAAACATTACATGAACGACGGGTATCACCCTCCCGAACGTATCTACGGCGTCGTCTTCGACGCGCACAGACGGGAATCGGGGGAGCGAAGCTGGGTCGTCGAAGCGGAGGTGACGGAACAGTCGTTACACGTCGTCGACTGCGCGACGGTAGCGCAGCGCTTCGGGGTCTCGCCCCGGCGAAGCGACACCGTCACCGCGCTGGTGTCGTTTCTCGCCGACCTCGACGGTCGGTGCGCGGTCGGACTCGACTTTCCGTTCGGGCTTCCGAAGTCGGTGATCCCCGAGCGGCGGTGGCGACGGTTCGTCGACCGGATTCCCGACTGGTTCTCCAGCCCTGAGGACATGACGAAACGCTGCCGGATGCACGCCCGACTCGTCACCGACGGCGCGGAGTCGAGCGTCCTCCGCGCGACCGAGGAACCGCTGAGCGCGGTCGCCGCCTACGACCCGCGACTCTGCGCGGAGACGTTCTACGGCATCCGCGACGTGCTTCGACCGCTCGTCCTGACCGACACCGCCCGAATCGTCCCGATGCAGTTGCCGAAGGAAGACCGGCCGCTGATACTGGAGACGTATCCGGCGGGGACGCTCGACACGCTGCGGTGCCAGAAACGCGAGGTGCGTCCCCCCGGCGGCCCGACGCCGACGCTCGTACTCGAGAGCCTCACCCACCGCGAGGTCGAACTGTCCTCGTCGATTCGAGAGCGCGTCTGCGACGCCGGCGACGACGCCCTCGAAGCGGTCGTCGCCGCGTTCGCGACGTTCCGCAACGCCACCGACCCCGCGAACCTCCGGATGACCGACGAACTGCCGTCGGTCGAGGGGTACATCTACGTCTGACCGCCGAGGCCCCCCGAACCGTCGAGAGGCCGCCGAGCGCCGGAACCGCACCGTTTTACCCGTTGACCGACAACCCCGGCGTATGACCGACCCCGCCGACCTCGAAGTGACGCTCGTCGACGGGTACGTCGACGAACCGGCACACTTCGGCGTGCCGCCGTACATCTCGACGTACCCGCGCTTTACCGCCGGCGCGATGGTCGACGCCGGGGTACCAGAGGAGCAGATAACGTACCACACCATCGACGAACTCCGCGAGGACAGACAGAAATGGGCCGACGTCGCCGACGCGGACCTGTTCGTCTACATCGGCGGGATGACCGTCCCCGGCAGCTACGTCGGCGGGACGCCCGCCGAACCCGACGAGGTACGGGAACTCGCGTGGACCGCCGACGGAACGACGCTGATGGGCGGCCCCATCCGCTTCGGCGTCGGCGAGGAGAACGCCGGGGGACAGGAGATGGAGCGCAAGGACCTCGACTACGACTTCGTCGCCAAAGGCGACGTCGAGGCGGCGGCCTACGACCTCGTCGACAGCGGGTTGGAGGGGTTCGGCAACCGGATGCGCGACAACGAGGAACTCGACCGCTGGGCGGCGAAGGGGGCGTTCGTCGTCGAACAGCACCCGAACCATCCAGAGTACCTCATCTGCGAGATGGAGACCTCTCGGGGTTGTGCCTACCGCTGTTCGTTCTGCACGGAACCGCTGTACGGCAACCCGGCGTTCCGAACCGCCGACTCGGTCGTCAAGGAGGTCGAGAACCTCTACAGTCGCGGTGCTCGACACTTCCGACTCGGCCGGCAGGCCGACATCCTCGCGTTCGGCGGCGACGGCGAGGCCCCGAATCCCGACGCGCTCCGGCGACTCTACGGCGGGATTCGGGAGGTAGCACCCGACCTGGGGACGCTGCACCTCGACAACATGAATCCCATCACCATCGCGCGGTGGCCCGACGCGTCCAGAGAGTGCATCCGTATCATCGCCGAGCACAATACCCCCGGCGACACCGCCGCCTTCGGCCTCGAATCGGCCGACCCCGTGGTGCAGGAGGAGAACAACCTGAACGTGAGCGCCGACGAGTGTTTTCGAGCAGTTGAAATCGTCAACGAGGAAGCCGGCTGGCGTTCCGGCGAGGACCCGGCGGACGCGCCGACGTTCGGCGACAACGCCGGAAATCGCCTGCCGAAACTGCTTCCGGGTATCAACCTGCTCCACGGCCTGATGGGCGAGCGCGAGGAGACGTTCGCGCACAACAAGCGGTTCCTTCAGCGCGTCTACGACGAGGGGCTGATGGTCCGTCGCATCAACATCCGGCAGGTGATGGCGTTCGACGGCACCGAGATGTCGTCGACGGGGTCACAGATCGCGGAGGAGCACAAGAAGCTGTTCAAGCAGTACAAACAGGAGGTC from Haloprofundus halobius includes:
- a CDS encoding DHH family phosphoesterase, coding for MPSRVAATEALSDAEVFVRENPEIATVLAVGLVALFGVSYALQWFRRPMGVQFKRALSNLDEIAVLMHPNPDPDAMAAAIGVACLADQVDTQARIQFTGQIRHQENRAFRTVLDLDLEQIDHVSEIAAENVVLVDHNTPRGFAGAESVLPFAVIDHHPGDGAGEEFTDVRTNYGASASIVAEYFRDIGAKPVPPDQHASEINARYTMPSTVATGLLYGILADTKRLTSGCVAADFTASGYLYPGVDEDLLDRIANPQVGAEVLEVKARAIAGRKVQGSFAVSDVGPVSNVDSIPQAADELMHLEGVTAVVVCGERDGTVYLSGRSRDDRVHMGRALEAAVSDIPSASAGGHARMGGGQIPQVDPAGGDVPSPVPRNGLVDRLFQTLTGDV
- a CDS encoding aldo/keto reductase, translated to MATASGTWGYRDRFGDSFGRTYFRRFGPGVVSSIGIGTYLGDPTDDVDDRYREALVAAFESGVNLVDTAINYRCQRSERVVGRALDEADVERDEVVVATKGGFLPFDGDRPSDPSEYVRERFVETGLVDIDDLARGSHCLASDYLDAMLDRSLDNLGLDSVDCYYVHNPETQLAVRDADAVYDQLEAAFERLEERRTAGDIGGYGVATWEAFRVPPEHPSYLSLAEVVACAERAADAAGNEESGLLALQLPFNVEMADAFTAKVHERRGGDGEAGGDERGESDRVSALEFAHDTGLSVFASASLKQGDLVSRMPEAVAAELEGDSTAQRALNFARSAPAVTAALVGTSRRKHVAENVAAGTFDPLGAKVFDAVFE
- a CDS encoding HVO_0758 family zinc finger protein encodes the protein MKSTRKGLREGELDKDTYGRLACEECEETLKKRNDPDEVFAVRSCPDCGREWKEL
- a CDS encoding glycosyl transferase family 2, translated to MEYVQERIATLHDLTAPAPAAPADRAAVVLPMTEREYASLAAERVLAELERVGPARVVVALRASPDRVGPFAEWLSEFDLPLSVVWCDGPTLSSFLAEEGLNGRRGKGRDVWLALGQALSEEFVVVHDADTKTYSRSYVHRLLFPLAHGYGFSKGYYARVENDRLYGRLFRLFYAPLVAALAEEADAPVLDYLSAFRYALAGEFAATVDVARHLRIQRTWGLEVGTLGDAFSLAGFDGSAQVDLGAYEHDHRAVGGPTGLSEMSRSVGAALLRAVEDHGVDPPYETLPTRYRETARRFVKQYAVDAAFNGLDYDRSDEREQVERYAAAIAVPGGDDRLPAWADAPVSPETVAELAEADLREAAE
- a CDS encoding DUF7109 family protein, coding for MSRTYDDLAGVVDLFGALTHGELESALDELAYKQGSSTDVKALTEAVDGAVEEYYLVEYVATADDRSVETSEPNRRAAEDRTFVTVGPAAFPSMPPNAEDLPHILDVPRREVDRGALGEQVRERLAAEVETAADEDDEDRLERLYDVTYDLDAWAPVETDEIRERLDALLQD
- a CDS encoding NUDIX hydrolase, producing the protein MDLTGVTRHEATAVEGATRQAAVIAPVLFRDGDPHVLFTKRADHLGEHPGQMSFPGGGREPSDADLTATALREAREEIGLRPEEVELVGRLDDIETVTDYSVRPFVGRISDREYTPDEREVAEIAVLSVADLTDLDNYESERRDHPSHGPIRVHFFHVDGYTVWGATGRMVVQLLELTTDWRAPSEPDRVVDPDAEFPA
- a CDS encoding formate/nitrite transporter family protein, whose product is MNEPGRDNSDQVDSVREAVDRSRSGAPAAGAVMRDRFSSDEVFQRIIAAADEEVTSGSRELFFSALAAGFAITITFLLYVSMSAKAGEDTVLSALLYPLGFIYIILGGYQLYTENTLPPVALTLERLASLPALFRHWLIVLAGNFTGGGIGAAVLTYSNVFSPEAATVATEISRHGVETPWWDLFFKAIFAGLIVAGVVWVVYASRDTISRLVIVYMAFLSVPLGSLFHVVVSFTEMMYLVFSGELAVLYGFTQFVLPVLLGNTIGGIALVTVVNYFQTSEHRLESARFEGANRQLSMREWAFGGLVGRSYVPLINTTKAPALIEDDSYRLMVPIANPRTESRLVELASTLADRTDAATVHLVHIVQMPGQAARGYETGQRTRIAVESEEQLADVRETVASYGVNCETSTVVSHRSFEEIFTIADRTHADLVLMGWGANDLWGAARAERPLDELTNQLPCDFLILSDRGLDTSRILLPTAGGPDSDLSAEVARKLRSTDGSEVSLLHVVDDTSEREGGEQFLSEWAADHDLDDADLVVDDSGDIEGAIAREAEDHTLVIIGATERGLLSRLVAGSLNLEVLNDVDCSVLLAERPSERSLLKRLFGR
- a CDS encoding DUF7388 family protein, with the protein product MKAVTDESVLSDTGIDAVALKPAECDVRRAVDLPATTVAIDYEGADHLPDARTLEALAETADVRLTTPVRADGFDPLGDDSLVADLPESVGRVLVAGHAAYLTEDERRRAVAPRLKAARETASDAWVGTEGLERVALAAGGTQYELLSRATERDVRALRAAGYDGEIALYAPTVLTDDEDEILDAVGGYVARRRPVARALPEGSSSDSRATGRARTVLSKASRDYALVGTPAVVRKRVDALESLGVDTVVGYPARGIDEFL